Proteins encoded together in one Acidobacteriota bacterium window:
- a CDS encoding dipeptide epimerase, protein MKRKKFLEATGFILASVLIPYKPILKNIMEIEKSTGKFSVKAKIYELKLKHAWGLARGTWTTRRNVFVRIERDGISGIGEAAPIARYNESAESNLNFIERANPILERSLWEYYERWNEIDAITEGEHAAKAALDMAILDWIGKKLNIPLYRFLGLDKGKTPITTFSIGIDEIKVMQEKVKEAEEFPVLKIKVGTKDDKKIIEGIREVTNKPLRVDANEGWKSKEEALEMINWMAKKGVEFIEQPLPSNMINEQTWLKERTKIPIFADESLMKASDIPRIAHAFHGINIKLMKCGGMHEALRMVSMARSLGLKTMLGCMIESSLAITAGATISLLFDYADLDGNLLITNDPFKGVRTVKGKLFLSDKPGLGVEGDVWG, encoded by the coding sequence ATGAAAAGGAAGAAATTTCTTGAGGCTACTGGCTTTATTTTGGCAAGTGTACTCATTCCTTATAAGCCTATTTTGAAGAATATAATGGAAATTGAGAAATCAACTGGTAAATTTAGTGTTAAAGCTAAGATTTATGAGCTTAAATTGAAGCATGCATGGGGACTTGCAAGGGGCACATGGACTACCCGGAGGAATGTTTTCGTAAGGATTGAAAGAGATGGAATCTCAGGGATAGGAGAAGCTGCTCCTATCGCAAGATACAATGAGAGTGCAGAAAGTAACCTTAACTTCATAGAGAGGGCTAATCCTATCCTGGAAAGAAGCCTCTGGGAGTACTACGAAAGATGGAATGAAATCGATGCTATTACTGAAGGTGAGCATGCTGCAAAAGCTGCTCTGGATATGGCAATCTTAGACTGGATAGGAAAAAAACTCAACATCCCTCTTTATCGTTTCCTTGGTCTTGACAAGGGAAAAACTCCAATTACAACATTCTCAATTGGAATAGATGAAATAAAGGTAATGCAGGAAAAGGTTAAGGAGGCAGAGGAATTCCCTGTTTTAAAGATTAAAGTTGGAACAAAGGATGATAAAAAGATAATAGAGGGGATAAGAGAAGTGACGAATAAGCCTCTGAGGGTGGATGCCAATGAAGGATGGAAATCAAAGGAAGAAGCTCTTGAGATGATAAACTGGATGGCTAAGAAAGGAGTTGAATTCATTGAGCAGCCTCTCCCATCGAACATGATCAACGAGCAAACATGGCTTAAGGAAAGAACTAAGATTCCGATATTTGCCGATGAAAGTCTCATGAAGGCTTCGGATATACCGAGGATTGCCCATGCTTTCCATGGAATAAACATAAAGCTAATGAAATGCGGAGGGATGCATGAGGCATTGAGGATGGTTTCGATGGCAAGATCCCTTGGTTTAAAAACTATGTTAGGATGCATGATTGAAAGCTCTTTAGCCATTACAGCTGGAGCTACAATCTCACTTCTTTTTGATTATGCAGACCTCGATGGAAATCTTCTTATTACTAATGACCCGTTTAAGGGCGTTCGAACAGTAAAAGGAAAGCTTTTTCTTTCAGATAAACCAGGCCTCGGTGTTGAAGGTGATGTATGGGGATAG
- a CDS encoding serine hydrolase: MKRIFNSMVGICLIIFSSSLMNGDKLSLLDEKFQIGIKEIEEKLDGVMGVAIKDLKTGKSFFLNEKEIFPQASSIKITILLEVFKQAEEGKLKLDEFIELKESQKVRGSGILINLGYPTLSLSIKDLCVLMIVLSDNTATNILIDRIGMDSVNRRMDSFGFKNTKLKRKMMDLETAREGMENISTPLEIMELLERIGRENAIKDPFRFELLKILSIFKESPLRSGIPEDVSIANKPGELEAVRCDSGIVYLKERPYIICVMTTYLRNGKEGEEAITSISRIAFEHFLRIQSYSEYGRLLPQH, encoded by the coding sequence ATGAAAAGAATTTTTAATTCTATGGTTGGAATTTGTTTAATTATTTTTTCATCTTCATTGATGAATGGAGATAAACTTTCTTTATTGGATGAAAAATTCCAGATAGGGATAAAAGAGATAGAAGAGAAACTGGATGGGGTAATGGGTGTTGCTATAAAAGATTTAAAGACTGGAAAGTCATTCTTTCTGAATGAAAAAGAGATATTTCCCCAGGCAAGCTCCATAAAGATAACTATACTTCTTGAAGTTTTTAAACAGGCAGAGGAGGGAAAGCTAAAACTCGATGAGTTTATTGAATTAAAGGAGAGTCAAAAAGTTAGAGGTAGCGGCATATTAATTAATCTCGGATACCCAACTCTTTCCCTCTCTATTAAAGATTTGTGTGTTTTGATGATAGTGCTTTCTGACAACACTGCAACAAATATTCTTATTGATAGAATAGGAATGGATTCTGTTAACAGAAGGATGGATTCCTTTGGTTTTAAAAATACTAAATTAAAAAGGAAGATGATGGATCTCGAGACTGCCCGGGAAGGGATGGAGAATATCTCAACTCCATTGGAGATAATGGAGCTTTTAGAGAGGATTGGAAGGGAAAATGCGATAAAAGATCCATTTAGATTTGAGCTTCTTAAAATTCTATCCATATTTAAGGAAAGTCCTTTAAGGAGTGGGATTCCTGAGGATGTATCCATTGCCAATAAGCCTGGAGAGCTCGAAGCAGTTAGATGTGATTCAGGAATTGTTTATCTTAAGGAAAGACCTTACATAATATGTGTAATGACAACGTATCTAAGAAATGGCAAAGAGGGGGAAGAGGCAATTACATCCATCTCAAGAATTGCCTTTGAACACTTCTTAAGAATCCAGAGCTACAGTGAATATGGAAGGTTGCTCCCTCAGCACTAA
- a CDS encoding FIST N-terminal domain-containing protein, with amino-acid sequence MAINFGVGLSKLRDSFQAGKQAAEKALSQMGEETPNLTVVFSSIQFDLPKLLKGVKSIISKAPLIGCSTGGEIDFSGGHKGSVVVATLKSDKIKIITSKSERISQNSRKAGEELAKSFISSIPERERGTLIVFPDGLTGNGTEIIRGIYDILGANRNIIGGGACDEWKLKRTYQFFNDQLLSDSIVGAYLDSNIKIGYGVKHGFKPSGEPILVTKAKGNILQELSNKPAVNAYLEYFNLTLNKVGLEKLGRMKEANFYPLGVPEMRDEYRIIHVIDRNPDGSITCASEIPEGSIINIMETTKEELLDAAREAAMQAVSMVKKRKIKAGLIFDCISRPLILKKDNQKEIESVKEIIGEDVPLAGFYTYGEIGRCPETAGRPIFHTMTVVVCVLAE; translated from the coding sequence ATGGCGATTAATTTTGGAGTTGGCTTAAGTAAGCTGAGGGATTCTTTTCAAGCAGGAAAGCAAGCAGCGGAGAAAGCATTGTCTCAAATGGGTGAAGAAACTCCCAACCTTACAGTAGTTTTTTCTTCTATTCAGTTTGATCTTCCAAAACTATTGAAAGGAGTTAAATCAATTATTAGTAAGGCTCCCTTGATCGGATGCTCAACCGGGGGTGAAATAGATTTTTCAGGAGGCCACAAAGGTTCTGTAGTAGTAGCTACTTTAAAATCTGATAAAATAAAAATTATCACTTCTAAATCTGAAAGAATCAGTCAAAATTCTCGTAAGGCTGGAGAAGAGTTAGCTAAATCTTTTATTTCATCAATACCCGAACGAGAAAGAGGAACACTTATTGTTTTCCCAGATGGATTAACTGGGAACGGAACTGAGATTATTCGAGGAATTTACGATATCTTAGGCGCAAATAGAAATATTATTGGCGGAGGAGCTTGTGATGAATGGAAACTTAAAAGAACATATCAATTTTTCAATGATCAACTACTTTCTGACTCTATCGTTGGCGCTTATTTAGATTCTAATATAAAAATTGGATATGGTGTTAAACACGGTTTTAAACCTTCTGGTGAACCAATTTTAGTTACCAAGGCCAAGGGTAATATATTACAAGAATTAAGCAATAAACCAGCAGTCAATGCTTATTTAGAATATTTCAATTTAACCCTGAATAAAGTCGGGCTTGAAAAATTGGGAAGAATGAAAGAAGCTAATTTTTATCCATTGGGAGTTCCAGAAATGAGAGATGAATATCGTATTATTCATGTAATAGACAGAAATCCTGATGGATCAATAACCTGCGCTTCAGAAATTCCAGAAGGTTCTATTATCAATATAATGGAAACCACAAAAGAAGAGCTTTTAGATGCCGCTCGGGAAGCAGCCATGCAAGCAGTCTCTATGGTGAAAAAAAGAAAAATTAAAGCCGGGCTAATCTTTGATTGCATTTCTCGACCCTTGATCTTGAAAAAAGACAACCAAAAAGAGATAGAAAGTGTTAAAGAAATCATAGGAGAGGATGTTCCGTTAGCAGGCTTTTATACATATGGTGAAATAGGAAGATGCCCTGAGACTGCTGGTCGTCCCATTTTTCACACAATGACTGTCGTGGTATGTGTTTTAGCAGAATAA
- a CDS encoding SH3 domain-containing C40 family peptidase, translating into MKKIKILYLIFIPFLYLFSGEETEKMGVVIKSVENMHSRPDEMADVVSQAVIGTNVKIIKSENNEKGEEWFLIETPDTYQGWMKASSIRVFEKEERLYAREGKVFEVKSLIAYIYRDENVTTHKPLTFAPIGSILEAGNWGERWCEINLPSGEKGWIQKGDGIIKDASQKKRRITSDEMINLAKRFLGIPYLWGGTTPIGLDCSGFTQLICRLSGIEVLRDANIQFERSGLMEVPKGKERKGDLVFFGKSIDKITHVGIMISRKEFIHSTTHEKPVVQISRLSDPYWKSLYQGARRPF; encoded by the coding sequence ATGAAAAAAATTAAAATACTCTATTTAATATTTATTCCTTTCTTATATCTTTTTTCGGGTGAAGAAACGGAAAAGATGGGGGTTGTGATAAAGAGTGTGGAGAATATGCACAGTAGACCTGATGAAATGGCAGATGTGGTGAGTCAGGCAGTAATTGGAACAAATGTGAAGATTATAAAATCAGAAAATAATGAAAAAGGGGAAGAATGGTTTCTGATAGAAACGCCTGATACATACCAGGGATGGATGAAAGCTTCCTCTATAAGAGTTTTCGAAAAGGAAGAAAGATTATATGCAAGAGAAGGGAAAGTTTTTGAAGTAAAGAGTCTCATTGCTTACATATACAGGGATGAGAACGTCACAACACATAAGCCCCTTACATTCGCTCCCATTGGTTCAATCTTAGAGGCTGGAAATTGGGGAGAAAGATGGTGTGAGATAAATCTTCCTTCCGGAGAGAAAGGATGGATTCAGAAAGGGGATGGAATTATAAAAGATGCCTCTCAGAAAAAAAGGCGGATAACATCGGATGAAATGATAAATCTTGCAAAAAGATTCCTCGGTATTCCCTATCTATGGGGTGGAACGACACCTATTGGTCTTGATTGTTCAGGATTTACCCAGCTTATCTGTAGGTTGAGCGGGATTGAGGTTTTGAGAGATGCCAATATCCAGTTTGAAAGGAGTGGTCTTATGGAAGTTCCTAAGGGAAAGGAAAGAAAGGGAGATCTTGTATTCTTTGGAAAATCAATTGATAAGATAACCCATGTGGGAATTATGATAAGTAGAAAGGAATTCATTCATTCAACAACCCATGAAAAACCAGTGGTTCAGATATCGAGGCTTTCTGATCCATATTGGAAAAGTCTTTACCAGGGGGCAAGAAGGCCCTTTTAA
- a CDS encoding GAF domain-containing protein has product MKELATEKIKELERKLTQLSILYSIASSIGVSTDEEEVLNLVIEKAMDNLSPEIGVIFLVDPDKKELSAAVSRGINIENIKKNNIKLGEGIAGTVALKGKPIEIEDISKSRAIDSFLRPFPVKSIFCYPIKTNKKVLGVIHLSKFKKFSLTQEERWILTIIANRAGIAIESANLYRKLQDWSRTLEEKVEQRTKEIQFQLERTKALEKVAFQISAEMDLSRSLPLIGKESAKILNADRWAIVFVDEVTKKPKFVYSEGLSREYMIAAIKHYKEIPGGKVIETQKPMFIPDAFRIPPLKELATQEGYKSVNIIPSNYHGEIVGGIIYYYDKIKEYSELEKELAIAFGELIAVAIANSKLFEKQRETIKQLKAINKMGRTIITSIETRNLFQQAVNLVENIAHYPFVFLLLVDGESNELVQIARAGRLQRKVPSEYRQKITEGMIGQAVTTGKIQVSGDTNSYPYYLRYFPEVNSEISVPIKTKDGKVIGVLDVQSEKFNAFGEDEIATIQTIVDQISVALENLKLYKDLEKRVKELSTLYQTGKSITSLLDLDNVLNQILAILKQIVPFYAGGILLFNPSLNALEIKASLGPKIRSLKRLVIKPGEGITGTVFQTKKSIIVSDVEKDSRYIPGHPHIRSEMASPLIYQDKVMGVINVESKEINAFNEDHLRILNYFATQAAIAIGNALLYEEINRKAEEMKVLYEIGATCLSTLELNKLLKLISKKVMRVMNVNTFYLSLYDEKKDEIFFLVLIDKGKELEPFSVRVSEKSGLTGWIIRNKKPIIFTDYEKEKDQLPAEVRIIGMPSQSYLGIPLIVRDKIIGVISIQSYKKGIFDQGHKELLTSIANQVALTIENAELFKNLEKTYKDLKESQKQLLLTEKLRALGVVSAGVAHDFNNILGAILGRAQLLSQQTKDKEVLRGLKIIEKAALGGAEIVKRIQEFAKVKPEEIFEPVNINQVVDDSLALTKVKWKDESEAKGIKIDINKKLEEGLMVDGNLSELREAITNIILNSIDALPGGGQISIEAKSDGDKVLLEIADNGIGMSHDVKEKAFDPFFTTKGVEGTGLGLSIVYGIIRRHKGELKIESEEGKGTTIFISLPKSKKIKKIEIKEFPKKEIPPLNILIIDDEPYIRELLSDILTPHGHKTTLAESGKEGIENFQKEKFDLVLTDIGMPEMSGWEVAKKIKSINPEIVIGFITGWDMQFTPEELKKRGADLVIFKPFKIEQILETISKSIELRTSHS; this is encoded by the coding sequence ATGAAGGAATTAGCAACTGAAAAAATAAAAGAGTTGGAAAGGAAACTCACCCAATTATCCATTCTCTACTCAATTGCTTCTTCTATAGGTGTTTCTACTGATGAGGAGGAAGTTTTAAATTTAGTTATCGAGAAGGCTATGGACAATTTAAGTCCAGAAATAGGAGTTATCTTTCTGGTTGATCCCGATAAAAAAGAATTGTCAGCAGCTGTTTCCCGGGGAATAAACATAGAGAATATAAAGAAAAATAATATTAAACTGGGTGAAGGAATTGCTGGCACTGTAGCCTTAAAAGGAAAGCCAATTGAAATAGAAGATATCAGTAAATCAAGGGCAATCGATTCGTTTCTTCGACCCTTTCCTGTAAAATCTATTTTTTGCTATCCAATTAAAACCAACAAAAAAGTATTGGGTGTAATTCATCTCAGCAAATTCAAAAAATTTTCCCTTACCCAAGAAGAAAGATGGATATTAACCATCATTGCTAACCGTGCAGGAATAGCTATTGAAAGTGCTAATTTATATAGAAAACTTCAGGATTGGAGTAGAACTTTAGAAGAAAAAGTTGAACAAAGGACTAAAGAAATACAATTCCAGCTTGAACGAACAAAAGCACTGGAAAAGGTCGCCTTTCAAATAAGCGCTGAAATGGATCTTTCCAGATCTTTACCTCTGATTGGAAAAGAAAGTGCAAAGATCCTGAATGCAGACAGATGGGCTATTGTTTTTGTGGATGAGGTAACTAAAAAGCCTAAGTTTGTATATTCCGAAGGATTGTCCAGAGAATATATGATAGCTGCCATCAAACATTATAAAGAAATACCTGGAGGGAAAGTTATCGAGACTCAAAAACCAATGTTTATTCCTGATGCTTTCCGAATCCCTCCATTAAAAGAATTAGCTACCCAGGAAGGATATAAATCCGTAAATATCATTCCTTCTAACTACCATGGAGAGATTGTAGGAGGGATAATTTATTATTACGATAAAATAAAAGAATATTCTGAGCTTGAAAAAGAGTTAGCCATAGCTTTTGGTGAGCTGATAGCTGTTGCTATTGCTAATTCAAAACTTTTTGAAAAGCAAAGAGAAACCATCAAACAGCTAAAAGCAATAAATAAAATGGGGAGAACTATTATAACTTCTATCGAAACCAGAAATTTATTTCAGCAGGCTGTTAATTTAGTTGAAAATATTGCTCACTATCCTTTTGTTTTTCTTTTGTTAGTCGATGGAGAATCAAATGAATTAGTTCAAATAGCCAGAGCAGGAAGACTCCAGAGAAAGGTTCCCTCTGAATACAGACAAAAGATAACCGAAGGGATGATTGGTCAGGCTGTTACTACTGGGAAGATTCAGGTTTCAGGAGATACCAACTCCTACCCTTATTACTTAAGATATTTCCCTGAAGTAAATTCTGAAATTTCTGTTCCAATTAAAACTAAAGATGGAAAAGTAATTGGAGTTTTAGATGTCCAGAGTGAAAAATTCAATGCTTTTGGAGAAGACGAAATAGCAACTATCCAGACTATTGTTGATCAAATCTCGGTTGCTTTAGAAAACTTGAAACTTTATAAAGATTTAGAAAAACGAGTAAAAGAATTATCCACTCTTTATCAAACAGGTAAGAGCATTACCAGTTTATTAGATTTAGATAATGTTCTCAATCAAATTCTCGCCATCCTCAAACAAATTGTTCCTTTTTATGCTGGTGGAATCCTTCTTTTTAACCCTTCTCTAAATGCATTAGAAATAAAAGCTTCCCTTGGGCCAAAGATAAGGAGTTTAAAAAGATTGGTCATAAAACCAGGTGAGGGAATCACTGGCACAGTCTTTCAAACAAAGAAAAGTATTATTGTTTCAGATGTAGAGAAAGATTCAAGATACATCCCTGGCCACCCCCATATCCGAAGTGAGATGGCTTCACCTCTTATATATCAGGATAAGGTCATGGGCGTTATAAATGTGGAAAGCAAAGAGATTAATGCTTTTAACGAAGATCATCTTAGAATTCTTAACTATTTTGCTACTCAAGCAGCGATTGCCATCGGAAATGCTCTGCTTTATGAAGAGATAAACCGAAAAGCAGAGGAGATGAAAGTCTTGTATGAGATTGGAGCTACTTGCTTATCAACATTGGAGTTAAACAAATTGTTGAAATTAATCTCCAAAAAAGTAATGAGAGTAATGAATGTTAATACCTTTTATTTATCTTTATATGATGAAAAGAAAGATGAGATTTTCTTTCTAGTTCTCATAGATAAGGGAAAAGAATTAGAGCCATTTTCTGTAAGAGTTTCAGAAAAAAGTGGCCTGACAGGCTGGATTATCCGTAACAAAAAACCCATTATATTCACAGACTATGAAAAAGAGAAGGATCAATTACCAGCAGAAGTAAGAATTATTGGTATGCCTTCCCAATCCTATTTGGGAATTCCTCTTATAGTTAGAGATAAAATAATTGGGGTAATATCTATTCAGAGCTATAAAAAAGGCATATTTGATCAGGGTCATAAAGAACTTCTCACTTCCATTGCTAATCAGGTTGCATTAACCATTGAAAATGCTGAGCTATTTAAAAATTTGGAAAAAACTTATAAAGACTTGAAAGAAAGCCAGAAACAATTGCTTTTAACGGAAAAATTACGGGCTTTAGGAGTAGTTTCTGCAGGCGTAGCCCATGATTTCAATAATATCTTGGGAGCAATTTTAGGTCGAGCTCAACTTTTAAGTCAACAGACTAAAGATAAAGAAGTGCTTAGAGGACTTAAAATAATTGAAAAAGCAGCTTTAGGCGGAGCAGAAATTGTAAAAAGAATTCAGGAATTTGCTAAAGTTAAGCCTGAGGAAATTTTTGAGCCAGTAAATATAAATCAAGTTGTAGATGATAGTTTAGCTTTAACTAAAGTCAAATGGAAGGATGAATCAGAAGCTAAAGGAATAAAGATAGACATAAATAAAAAATTAGAAGAAGGACTTATGGTAGATGGCAACCTTTCAGAGCTAAGAGAAGCTATAACTAATATTATTTTAAACTCAATAGATGCTTTGCCGGGAGGAGGACAAATTTCAATTGAAGCAAAATCTGATGGAGATAAAGTATTATTAGAAATAGCAGATAATGGTATAGGAATGTCCCATGATGTGAAAGAGAAAGCATTTGATCCATTTTTCACGACTAAGGGAGTAGAAGGAACGGGTCTGGGTTTGAGTATTGTATATGGAATAATTCGCAGGCACAAAGGAGAATTAAAAATTGAAAGTGAAGAGGGAAAAGGAACAACTATTTTTATTTCTTTACCTAAGTCAAAAAAAATAAAAAAAATAGAAATAAAAGAATTTCCTAAAAAAGAAATCCCTCCTTTAAATATATTAATTATCGATGATGAACCCTACATCAGAGAATTGTTATCCGATATTCTTACTCCCCATGGCCATAAAACAACCCTGGCTGAATCTGGCAAAGAGGGAATTGAAAACTTTCAAAAGGAAAAGTTTGATTTGGTTTTAACAGACATTGGAATGCCAGAAATGTCTGGCTGGGAGGTAGCTAAAAAAATAAAATCGATAAACCCAGAAATAGTAATAGGATTTATTACTGGCTGGGACATGCAATTTACCCCAGAAGAACTAAAGAAAAGGGGTGCTGATCTTGTCATATTTAAACCGTTCAAAATAGAACAGATCTTAGAGACTATTTCCAAATCGATAGAATTACGCACCAGTCATTCTTAA